Genomic window (Acidobacteriota bacterium):
CTGCCGTCGGCGCACGACAAACATCGGTTGACCGTGCTGGGGCAAGGCTCCAGCCATTTGGTCATGCACACGATTCGCCGCTTCGACAAAGCGAAGTTCCCCTACGGTCTGCGGGTGACAGTCACGCGAGATCAGATTGCGCAACTGCCGGACTCCATCGAATTCATCTGCGCGAATTTCAACGTCGAGAGCATACAGGTCGAGCCTGCTTATCAATTGGGGCGCTGGACAACCGCGCCCTCGGCTGAGACCGATGAGTTCATCGCGGCCTACCGCGAAGCCCAAGCGCGCGCCCAAGCGCACGGACGCGCGATCAGCTATTCCGCCGCGCGCCTGGGACTGCTGACCAATCACTTCTGCGGCATCACGCAAGACAGCTTCGCGCTCTCGCCGGACGGCAACGTGTCGTCTTGTTACGAAGTCTTTGCGGAAGACAACCCGTGGGCGAAGGTCTTCTTTTACGGCGTGCCGGAGCCGGAAGCGGGCAAGTACCGCTTCAATCTGCCTGTGCTGAACAACCTGCGCGGCCTGGCCGTCCAGCACCGCGAATTCTGTCAGGGCTGTTTCGCCAAGTGGTCGTGCGCGGGCGATTGTTATCACAAGGCCTTGACCATCAGCGGCACTGAAGAGTTTCAAGGCTCAGACCGCTGCCACATCACGCGCGAGCTGACGAAGGATCAGATTCTGGAAAAGATTGCCGCGTCGGGCGGGCTGTTTTGGCACGAAGGGCGCTTGGCCGATGAGAACGCGATTGCGAAAGGAAAGGAGTTGTTTGTATGAAGATCGAAAGACCGCAATTTGAGTTGACACGAGTGTATGCGGATGGAACCAGAGAAGCGCCGGAGATTGTGCCAGTAAC
Coding sequences:
- a CDS encoding radical SAM protein, encoding MPINSSIPIISAELFTIPLEDNRYVVYAPLRRAAFVANASVVNLLADLKAGCFDQAADHDGSLVEFLRRLEILDAPPEQRPITEFSGDPEPTSVTLFLTTACNLRCTYCYASAGDTPTKHMPLDVAKRGIDFVAANAVKKGLPEFEIAYHGGGEPTVNWRVMTESLKYAREKAAALNLEVRAASASNGVLSDTQIDWIIANLHSVNISFDGLPSAHDKHRLTVLGQGSSHLVMHTIRRFDKAKFPYGLRVTVTRDQIAQLPDSIEFICANFNVESIQVEPAYQLGRWTTAPSAETDEFIAAYREAQARAQAHGRAISYSAARLGLLTNHFCGITQDSFALSPDGNVSSCYEVFAEDNPWAKVFFYGVPEPEAGKYRFNLPVLNNLRGLAVQHREFCQGCFAKWSCAGDCYHKALTISGTEEFQGSDRCHITRELTKDQILEKIAASGGLFWHEGRLADENAIAKGKELFV